A region of Lemur catta isolate mLemCat1 chromosome 22, mLemCat1.pri, whole genome shotgun sequence DNA encodes the following proteins:
- the ANK1 gene encoding ankyrin-1 isoform X8, giving the protein MWTFITQLLVTLVLLGFFLVSCQNVMHIVRGSLRFVLKHAHQELDKELGEGEGLSDDEETISSRVVRRRVFLKGNELQNIPGEQVTEEQFTDEQGNFVTKKITRKVVRQIDSSGADDALEHEEVIMQGPPEDPSELEADIDYFMKHAKVELRGSGLQPDLTEGRKGAQIVKRASLKRGKQ; this is encoded by the exons ATGTGGACCTTCATCACGCAGCTGCTGGTCACCCTGGTGCTCCTGGGCTTCTTCCTGGTCAGCTGCCAGAACGTGATGCACATCGTCCGGGGCTCGCTGCGCTTCGTGCTGAAGCACGCCCACCAGGAGCTGGacaaggagctgggggagggcgAGGGGCTGAGCGACGACGAGGAGACCATCTCCAGCAGGGTGGTCCGGCGGCGCGTCTTCCTGAAG gGGAATGAGCTTCAGAATATTCCTGGGGAGCAGGTGACAGAAGAACAGTTCACAGATGAGCAGGGCAACTTTGTTACCAAGAAG ATCACTCGCAAGGTCGTCCGACAGATAGACTCATCCGGTGCCGATGACGCCCTGGAGCACGAGGAGGTGATTATGCAGGGCCCCCCGGAGGACCCCAGTGAGCTGGAGGCCGATATCGACTACTTTATGAAACACGCCAAG GTGGAGCTGAGAGGGAGTGGCCTGCAGCCGGACCTCacagagggcaggaagggggctCAGATAGTGAAGCGGGCCAGCCTGAAAAGGGGGAAGCAGTGa
- the ANK1 gene encoding ankyrin-1 isoform X10, with amino-acid sequence MWTFITQLLVTLVLLGFFLVSCQNVMHIVRGSLRFVLKHAHQELDKELGEGEGLSDDEETISSRVVRRRVFLKGNELQNIPGEQVTEEQFTDEQGNFVTKKITRKVVRQIDSSGADDALEHEEVELRGSGLQPDLTEGRKGAQIVKRASLKRGKQ; translated from the exons ATGTGGACCTTCATCACGCAGCTGCTGGTCACCCTGGTGCTCCTGGGCTTCTTCCTGGTCAGCTGCCAGAACGTGATGCACATCGTCCGGGGCTCGCTGCGCTTCGTGCTGAAGCACGCCCACCAGGAGCTGGacaaggagctgggggagggcgAGGGGCTGAGCGACGACGAGGAGACCATCTCCAGCAGGGTGGTCCGGCGGCGCGTCTTCCTGAAG gGGAATGAGCTTCAGAATATTCCTGGGGAGCAGGTGACAGAAGAACAGTTCACAGATGAGCAGGGCAACTTTGTTACCAAGAAG ATCACTCGCAAGGTCGTCCGACAGATAGACTCATCCGGTGCCGATGACGCCCTGGAGCACGAGGAG GTGGAGCTGAGAGGGAGTGGCCTGCAGCCGGACCTCacagagggcaggaagggggctCAGATAGTGAAGCGGGCCAGCCTGAAAAGGGGGAAGCAGTGa
- the ANK1 gene encoding ankyrin-1 isoform X9, with translation MWTFITQLLVTLVLLGFFLVSCQNVMHIVRGSLRFVLKHAHQELDKELGEGEGLSDDEETISSRVVRRRVFLKGNELQNIPGEQVTEEQFTDEQGNFVTKKITRKVVRQIDSSGADDALEHEEVIMQGPPEDPSELEADIDYFMKHAKDHTSTPNP, from the exons ATGTGGACCTTCATCACGCAGCTGCTGGTCACCCTGGTGCTCCTGGGCTTCTTCCTGGTCAGCTGCCAGAACGTGATGCACATCGTCCGGGGCTCGCTGCGCTTCGTGCTGAAGCACGCCCACCAGGAGCTGGacaaggagctgggggagggcgAGGGGCTGAGCGACGACGAGGAGACCATCTCCAGCAGGGTGGTCCGGCGGCGCGTCTTCCTGAAG gGGAATGAGCTTCAGAATATTCCTGGGGAGCAGGTGACAGAAGAACAGTTCACAGATGAGCAGGGCAACTTTGTTACCAAGAAG ATCACTCGCAAGGTCGTCCGACAGATAGACTCATCCGGTGCCGATGACGCCCTGGAGCACGAGGAGGTGATTATGCAGGGCCCCCCGGAGGACCCCAGTGAGCTGGAGGCCGATATCGACTACTTTATGAAACACGCCAAG